TGAAATTAGTCCaatccaaaaatataaataataatctaattaaagTCAAttcattttgataaaataaataaatcttattCAATTTTACTAAACTAGTTGCTTTATTTTATCTAACCTAGACTCGATTAAATTGTCGCAAAtgatagaaagaaaaaagaagaagagagagaatAGGTTACAATggaataaaactataaaactaTCATAAGATCAACATCACATGTTCAATGTAATGGGCCAAAAATTGGTATGTTTGGGacataattttatctaaatctTATTCAATGTTCATAGTATGATTTATCTAAATCTTAAGTGAACAGTCGTGTGCTTTGATATATTGAAAACATGTCTCTTGATGTAATGGGCCAAAAATTGGCATGTTTGGGACATAATTTTTGCATGGCATGGCTTCACTCACGGTagtttaaaccctaaaattatagCTCGATAAAAATTGTGAATGGTATATTATGAATCATGAAAATGTATATGGCTTTAATTATGAAACAAAACCtatcactttcaaaattgaaatttaattattgaaatcaAGATATAATAGTTTATCGAGTTATCTTCGACACATCACATAGACAGTGacaattatttcttttattaacacACCGGAAGGTATGCGAGAGTAAGTTGTTATCagataaagaaataaactttgttgacatcaaaccataaaataaacattttgaataataataataaagaaataaaagaagaagctaagatttgtcttttatttatttattttttgtttgttcaaAACAGAAGGTAGATTTGTCATTTGCTTGAAATTGACttgaacaataaataaaattttacttaaagtATTGCTCTTAGCTCCCCTGTTGCTATCTTGCCAACTACCACCATTTCAATGAGattaaatcatcatcatcatcatcatccacaatttatttgaatttaatttccgtaattaatagaaataaccCAAAAAAGGGGGCTAaacttaccaaaaaaaaaatttatcatagAGATCTGCTAACAATCTCAAAGCTTGAATAATTACATCAtcccaaaaacaaaaacaaatcctCTGATGACTCTCAAAACACTGAAAATCAGaggataaagtttatatatatgtaattatatatatggcAATTAAAAATTTGCCAATTCTTACtctaagaaaaaagaaattgaaaaaaagaagaagaagaaataaacctgggttgttgtttgatgatgttGTGGGTTAATCTTCAAAACCTGTTTTTTTCCAGACAGCATTCCTAACACGACGCAAATCTCTTCCTTTCAAAGTCCTTCCAATTCCTTCATGGACAGAAAAGGAAGCTCCTCGTCTCCTAGCCAAGTACTCATGCGGTGGAACCCTTCCGTCGCGATCACCGTCGTCTTCGCCGTCGACAGCATCTTCATCGGTCTTCCCATGTTCCCTGTACTCCGCTTTGAGAATCTTGGACCAGTCAGGGATGTTGACCGGCAATGAAGCAGAAGCAGCAGTCATTTGGGCACTCCTATGGTTATTATTATCGCTAATCTGAAACTCCTTCTTTTTGAAAGCTTTCTTAGAGGAAGCTCGGTAACTTGGCAATGGCTTTTTGGCTTCTAAGTTGGTTGTTGCTTGATCATTTGAATTGTTCCATACATCCACCTCATCGAACTCCAgcagatgatgatgatgatgatgatcaaATGAAGGGTTGTTGATGAGATTCCCATCATCAAATTCCATAGTTGGGTAGATATATCTTGGTTTTGAACCAAAAAAGATCCTACTTGTTGCCATTTTTTGCAAAaccccaaaaacaaagaaagaaacaaggcaatatataaaatctttttGGTAAACAGTTGCTGG
The window above is part of the Gossypium raimondii isolate GPD5lz chromosome 9, ASM2569854v1, whole genome shotgun sequence genome. Proteins encoded here:
- the LOC105799781 gene encoding uncharacterized protein LOC105799781; the encoded protein is MATSRIFFGSKPRYIYPTMEFDDGNLINNPSFDHHHHHHLLEFDEVDVWNNSNDQATTNLEAKKPLPSYRASSKKAFKKKEFQISDNNNHRSAQMTAASASLPVNIPDWSKILKAEYREHGKTDEDAVDGEDDGDRDGRVPPHEYLARRRGASFSVHEGIGRTLKGRDLRRVRNAVWKKTGFED